Proteins encoded together in one Shewanella acanthi window:
- a CDS encoding response regulator, translating to MNNAILRDVQTSKKTLLLVDDEPVNLRVLKQVLHQDYQLVFAKSGEEALRLAKLEHPALILLDIMMPNMTGIEVCQALKRDPTTQAIPVIFVTALNDEHDEAAGFAVGGVDYIVKPISATIVKARVKNHLSLVQADELRRTRLQVIQRLGRAAEYKDNETGTHVIRMSHYSKILALACGISETQADDLLHAAPMHDIGKIGIPDSILSKPGKLTQEEFEVMKTHPLIGAQIIGDVDSELLRLAKSVALTHHEKWDGSGYPKGLKGEDIPLEGRIVALADVFDALTCKRPYKEAWSIDKTVAYIQSQSGIHFDPELVKLFTENLELFIEVKDKWLDT from the coding sequence ATGAACAATGCAATATTGCGCGACGTTCAGACGAGTAAGAAGACCCTGCTATTAGTGGATGATGAACCCGTGAATTTGCGGGTGTTAAAACAAGTCCTGCATCAGGATTACCAGCTGGTATTTGCCAAGAGTGGTGAAGAAGCGCTTAGGCTAGCCAAGCTTGAACATCCTGCCTTAATCTTACTCGATATTATGATGCCTAATATGACGGGGATTGAGGTGTGTCAGGCATTAAAGCGCGACCCAACTACCCAAGCTATACCGGTTATTTTTGTGACGGCGCTTAATGACGAGCACGATGAGGCCGCGGGATTTGCCGTAGGGGGTGTCGATTATATTGTTAAGCCCATTTCTGCCACCATAGTAAAGGCTCGGGTAAAGAACCATCTATCACTGGTGCAGGCCGATGAGCTGCGTCGCACTCGGTTGCAGGTTATACAGCGTTTAGGTCGCGCAGCGGAATACAAGGATAATGAAACTGGCACCCATGTGATTCGTATGAGTCATTATTCCAAAATTCTTGCCCTTGCCTGTGGGATAAGTGAGACACAGGCCGATGATTTGCTGCATGCCGCCCCTATGCATGATATTGGTAAAATTGGTATCCCCGATAGTATCCTCTCAAAGCCAGGCAAGCTGACGCAGGAAGAGTTTGAGGTAATGAAAACCCATCCGCTCATTGGCGCCCAGATTATCGGGGATGTGGATTCTGAGCTGTTAAGATTAGCAAAATCGGTTGCCTTAACCCACCATGAGAAATGGGACGGTTCGGGTTACCCTAAGGGATTAAAAGGCGAGGATATCCCATTAGAAGGGCGCATAGTGGCGCTGGCCGATGTGTTTGATGCGCTAACCTGTAAGCGCCCCTATAAGGAGGCGTGGTCGATTGACAAAACCGTGGCTTATATTCAAAGCCAAAGTGGGATTCATTTCGATCCAGAGTTGGTCAAACTATTTACAGAAAACCTCGAGTTATTTATTGAAGTTAAAGATAAATGGCTGGATACCTAG
- the recJ gene encoding single-stranded-DNA-specific exonuclease RecJ: protein MIHKIVRRKTVDDSHLPAHLPPLLRQLYARRGVKSHECELGLKGLLRPETMLGLTDAAKLVADAIEQDKSILIVGDFDADGATSTSVCLLALRMMGAVKVDFLIPNRFDYGYGLSPEIVAVAASKQAELLITVDNGISSIEGVAAAKAFGMQVVITDHHLPGQSLPLADAIVNPNQQGCQFASKSIAGVGVAFYLMTALRAELRSRNWYERRGIAEPNLGTLLDIVALGTVADVVSLDANNRILVEAGLQRVRSGRCRVGITALLEVAKRNPARIVASDFGFAVGPRLNAAGRLDEMALGVETLLCEDIMYARRMASELDGLNQERRELEVGMQQEALKSLEYLKLNEDELPWGIALFQEDWHQGVIGILASRIKDKYHRPVIAFADAGNGEIKGSARSIKGLHMRDLLELVNARHPGLIIKFGGHAMAAGLTLKAGGFAQFAKAYDDAVREQLKPEQLTGELFSDGELTPTDLTLELAQLLRNAGPWGQSFEEPMFDGYFRIIQQRIVGERHLKLVLETECGAVMLDAIAFNVDLHTWPDATISHARIVYKLDVNEYRGNFSLQLMVEQIEPM, encoded by the coding sequence TTGATCCATAAGATTGTCCGTCGAAAAACCGTTGATGATAGCCATTTACCCGCCCATCTACCGCCACTCTTAAGGCAGCTTTATGCTCGCCGTGGTGTCAAGTCCCATGAGTGTGAACTTGGCCTTAAAGGGCTGCTAAGACCCGAGACTATGCTCGGTTTAACGGATGCAGCAAAGCTTGTTGCCGACGCCATTGAGCAGGATAAATCGATTTTGATCGTCGGCGATTTTGATGCCGACGGCGCAACCTCAACCAGTGTGTGTTTGCTAGCACTGCGGATGATGGGGGCCGTTAAAGTGGATTTCCTTATTCCGAATCGCTTCGACTATGGCTATGGCCTAAGCCCTGAAATTGTCGCCGTTGCGGCTTCGAAACAAGCAGAACTATTAATCACGGTCGATAACGGTATTTCATCCATCGAGGGTGTCGCAGCGGCTAAAGCCTTCGGTATGCAGGTGGTCATTACCGATCACCATCTGCCAGGGCAAAGTCTGCCGCTCGCCGATGCGATTGTGAATCCGAATCAGCAGGGCTGCCAGTTTGCCAGTAAGTCGATTGCCGGAGTGGGAGTTGCCTTTTATTTGATGACGGCGCTTCGCGCGGAGCTTCGATCCCGAAACTGGTATGAAAGACGCGGCATAGCCGAGCCTAATCTAGGGACATTGCTCGACATTGTTGCCCTAGGCACAGTCGCGGATGTGGTCTCGCTCGATGCTAATAACCGCATCTTGGTCGAGGCAGGTTTACAAAGGGTGCGTAGCGGTCGTTGCCGCGTAGGGATCACGGCGCTGCTTGAGGTTGCGAAACGCAATCCCGCCCGTATTGTGGCCTCGGATTTTGGCTTTGCCGTCGGGCCAAGGCTAAATGCGGCGGGCAGGCTCGATGAAATGGCGCTCGGGGTTGAAACCCTGCTCTGTGAAGACATTATGTATGCGCGGCGGATGGCATCGGAGCTCGATGGCTTAAACCAAGAGCGCCGTGAGCTTGAGGTTGGCATGCAGCAGGAGGCGCTTAAGAGCCTCGAATATTTAAAGCTCAATGAAGATGAGCTCCCCTGGGGGATTGCGTTATTCCAAGAGGATTGGCACCAGGGCGTAATTGGGATTTTAGCCTCGCGAATTAAGGATAAATACCACAGGCCAGTAATCGCCTTTGCCGATGCAGGAAATGGTGAGATTAAAGGTTCTGCGCGCTCTATTAAGGGCTTGCATATGCGCGACCTGCTGGAGCTAGTCAATGCCCGCCACCCTGGCCTTATCATTAAGTTCGGCGGCCATGCGATGGCGGCAGGATTAACCCTAAAAGCGGGCGGTTTTGCCCAGTTTGCCAAGGCCTATGATGATGCGGTGCGCGAGCAATTGAAGCCTGAGCAACTCACCGGCGAGTTATTCTCGGACGGCGAGCTGACTCCCACCGATTTAACCCTTGAGCTAGCGCAGCTGTTACGTAATGCCGGCCCTTGGGGACAATCCTTTGAGGAGCCGATGTTCGATGGCTATTTTAGAATTATTCAGCAGCGGATTGTCGGTGAGCGCCACTTGAAGCTGGTGCTCGAAACCGAGTGCGGCGCTGTGATGCTCGATGCTATCGCCTTTAATGTGGATTTACACACTTGGCCGGATGCGACGATTTCCCATGCGCGAATCGTCTACAAACTGGATGTGAATGAGTACCGCGGTAACTTCTCGCTGCAACTCATGGTAGAGCAAATCGAGCCAATGTAG
- a CDS encoding tRNA1(Val) (adenine(37)-N6)-methyltransferase — translation MPFTFKQFHIDDLSCGMAVSTDGVLLGAWAPLGKAKHILDIGAGSGLLSLMAAQRSQAAITSVELDPKAAEACRYNISNSPWQNRCKVIEGDILSLCQNLQYQAYFDHIICNPPYFEHGPKAIDNQRAMARHTDSLSFSQLLQSIEFCLSFDGQASIVLPVQSIPRFMTCLNHSGLNAIERVAVKSVVGKTANRMLLLLGKGEKAHCKESELCVRTNDGDYTDEMVALTKDFYLKL, via the coding sequence ATGCCATTTACCTTTAAACAATTCCACATTGATGACCTAAGTTGCGGCATGGCCGTCAGTACCGATGGGGTCCTTTTGGGGGCTTGGGCGCCGCTAGGCAAAGCAAAACACATTCTCGATATCGGAGCTGGTAGTGGCCTGTTAAGTTTGATGGCGGCGCAGCGCAGTCAAGCCGCTATTACAAGTGTCGAATTAGATCCGAAAGCCGCTGAAGCCTGCCGTTATAACATTAGCAACAGCCCATGGCAGAACAGGTGTAAGGTAATTGAGGGCGATATTTTAAGCCTTTGTCAAAACCTGCAATATCAAGCATATTTCGATCATATTATTTGTAACCCGCCCTATTTTGAGCATGGCCCTAAAGCCATTGACAATCAGCGAGCAATGGCAAGACACACGGATTCCCTTAGCTTTAGCCAATTACTCCAATCCATTGAATTTTGCCTAAGCTTTGATGGCCAAGCGAGTATAGTGCTACCAGTACAAAGTATTCCGCGCTTTATGACCTGCTTGAATCATTCGGGGCTCAATGCCATAGAACGGGTAGCAGTAAAAAGTGTTGTGGGTAAAACGGCTAATCGCATGCTGTTATTACTGGGCAAGGGGGAAAAAGCGCATTGCAAAGAGAGTGAGCTGTGCGTTCGCACAAATGACGGTGACTACACAGATGAGATGGTTGCCTTAACCAAAGATTTTTATCTTAAGCTTTAA
- the dsbC gene encoding bifunctional protein-disulfide isomerase/oxidoreductase DsbC, giving the protein MKLTRALSLVFALVALPIAVAPFASADTAPKSDTSAPDTAAIKQKLSQMLDLDVISMQDSPIDGLYQAMTNRGVLYISRDGSKLFHGSLYDMDKGMKNLTESAMAGPRLEMMKPLEDHMLVYKAKDEKHVVTVFTDVSCGYCRKLHSQMADYNKLGITIRYLAFPRAGVPSANADEMEAIWCAKEPLKAMTEAKAGKKISSATCDAKIAEQYNLGATFGVNGTPAMVLEDGNMVPGYQPPADLLRTLESRR; this is encoded by the coding sequence ATGAAGTTGACCCGAGCCTTATCCTTAGTTTTCGCCCTTGTTGCTCTGCCTATAGCGGTTGCGCCTTTTGCTAGCGCAGACACTGCGCCAAAGTCTGACACATCAGCGCCTGACACCGCTGCGATTAAGCAAAAACTCAGCCAGATGCTGGATCTTGACGTGATTTCAATGCAGGACTCACCGATTGATGGCCTGTACCAAGCGATGACTAACCGTGGTGTACTCTATATCAGTCGTGACGGGTCTAAACTGTTCCACGGTAGCCTTTACGATATGGATAAGGGCATGAAAAACCTGACTGAGTCTGCCATGGCTGGCCCTCGTCTAGAAATGATGAAGCCATTGGAAGACCATATGCTGGTTTACAAGGCCAAGGATGAAAAACACGTAGTGACAGTGTTTACCGATGTTAGCTGCGGTTACTGCCGTAAATTGCATAGCCAAATGGCCGACTACAACAAGCTAGGGATTACCATTCGCTACTTAGCCTTCCCGCGTGCGGGCGTGCCTTCGGCGAATGCTGACGAGATGGAAGCTATCTGGTGTGCGAAGGAGCCATTAAAGGCGATGACAGAAGCTAAGGCCGGTAAAAAAATCTCTTCTGCTACTTGTGATGCCAAAATTGCTGAGCAATATAACCTAGGTGCTACTTTCGGTGTTAATGGTACGCCTGCTATGGTGCTTGAAGATGGTAACATGGTACCAGGTTATCAACCGCCAGCCGATCTGCTGCGCACCTTAGAATCGCGTCGCTAA
- a CDS encoding leucyl aminopeptidase, producing MKTQHKLRLSVMALACLNPLYANAETFSFDSRNSLNSDTLILFQDADSTTYSIDVLPQSTQDQLTLAVADNSFSGKRGEVIEILVPSEIDAKRVLLVGIGEAKTLTPGEINALGGLIANKLETVPQAKVRVFTQGLTANPNFGSELAHGIELRSYRYSQYKASQHAQKNYQIAVDDLSQNQKHHKGLQAIEAGVFLARDLTNAPASKMYPESFANEARKLKALGVKVTVLEAKDIERLNLGALAAVGKGSERPPKLVVAHWPGSKEAPIALVGKGITFDSGGYNIKATGTSIARMKSDMAGAATVLGTVKAMAIQKAPVNVVAVMPMAENMVSGHSMIPGDVITTAQGLTVEVLNTDAEGRLVLADGLWYARENYNPAVIVDVATLTGSKVGALGNVYAGLFTDSDTLVQQLTYAGQQVGEKVWRLPLDQAYGDELKSSIADLKNTGKEGSAGASSAAMFLKHFAGDQPWAHLDIAGNALTATDTPLVPAGATGYGVRLLSTWINQLPKQVNSELNTAETSKNLM from the coding sequence ATGAAAACCCAGCACAAATTACGCTTAAGCGTTATGGCCCTGGCGTGCCTTAACCCTCTTTATGCTAACGCCGAAACCTTTAGTTTTGACAGTCGTAACTCACTGAATTCAGACACTTTGATTTTATTCCAAGATGCTGATTCGACGACTTACAGTATCGATGTACTTCCACAATCAACCCAAGATCAGCTTACCTTGGCCGTAGCCGATAACAGCTTCTCCGGTAAACGTGGTGAAGTGATCGAAATTTTGGTGCCAAGCGAGATAGACGCTAAACGGGTGCTGCTTGTTGGTATCGGTGAAGCAAAGACCCTTACACCGGGTGAAATTAATGCCCTCGGAGGCTTAATTGCCAATAAACTCGAGACGGTTCCCCAAGCTAAAGTGCGGGTCTTTACTCAAGGATTAACGGCTAACCCTAACTTTGGCTCTGAGCTTGCCCACGGTATCGAACTGCGCAGCTACCGTTATAGCCAGTACAAGGCCTCACAGCACGCACAAAAGAATTATCAAATCGCTGTTGATGATTTAAGCCAAAACCAAAAACATCATAAAGGACTTCAAGCCATTGAAGCGGGAGTATTTTTGGCGCGTGACTTAACTAATGCCCCCGCAAGCAAGATGTACCCCGAAAGCTTTGCCAACGAAGCCAGAAAGCTCAAAGCCCTCGGTGTAAAAGTTACTGTGCTCGAAGCCAAAGACATTGAACGTTTAAACCTAGGCGCCTTAGCCGCGGTGGGTAAAGGCAGCGAGCGTCCACCTAAGCTGGTTGTCGCCCACTGGCCCGGTAGCAAAGAAGCGCCTATAGCTCTGGTGGGTAAAGGTATTACCTTCGACTCTGGCGGCTACAATATCAAGGCCACTGGCACCTCTATCGCGCGAATGAAGTCCGATATGGCTGGCGCAGCCACAGTGCTTGGCACAGTAAAAGCCATGGCGATCCAAAAGGCGCCGGTAAACGTCGTTGCCGTCATGCCGATGGCGGAAAACATGGTTTCGGGTCATTCGATGATCCCAGGCGATGTGATAACCACAGCCCAAGGTCTTACCGTTGAAGTGTTAAATACCGACGCTGAGGGCCGCTTAGTGTTGGCCGATGGTCTCTGGTATGCCCGTGAGAACTACAACCCAGCGGTGATTGTCGATGTCGCGACTTTAACCGGTTCCAAAGTTGGCGCCCTTGGTAATGTATACGCTGGTCTATTTACCGATTCCGATACCCTAGTGCAGCAACTCACCTATGCAGGTCAGCAGGTAGGTGAAAAAGTCTGGCGTTTACCGCTAGATCAGGCCTATGGTGACGAACTAAAATCGAGCATTGCCGATCTTAAAAATACCGGTAAGGAAGGTAGCGCGGGCGCGTCCTCTGCGGCAATGTTCCTTAAGCATTTCGCTGGCGATCAGCCTTGGGCGCATCTTGATATCGCAGGAAATGCCTTAACCGCTACCGACACTCCATTAGTCCCTGCGGGTGCAACGGGTTACGGAGTACGTTTGCTCAGCACTTGGATAAATCAGCTCCCCAAACAAGTCAATTCTGAGCTAAATACGGCGGAAACATCCAAGAACCTGATGTGA
- the ahpC gene encoding alkyl hydroperoxide reductase subunit C, whose amino-acid sequence MTQSIINSTIKPFKSTAYHNGEFVPVTEQDLLGKWSVVFFYPADFTFVCPTELGDMADHYAKLQSMGVEVYSVSTDTHFTHKAWHDTSDTIKKINFPMLADPTGVISRNFGVMIEEEGLALRGTFVINPEGQVKVAEIHDLGIGRSATELVRKIQAAQYVATHDGEVCPAKWQPGDETLAPSLDLVGKI is encoded by the coding sequence ATGACTCAATCAATTATCAACAGCACAATCAAACCATTCAAAAGCACTGCCTACCACAATGGTGAGTTCGTTCCTGTAACAGAACAAGATCTGTTAGGTAAATGGTCAGTTGTATTCTTCTATCCAGCAGACTTCACCTTCGTTTGCCCTACTGAATTAGGCGACATGGCGGATCACTACGCTAAGTTACAATCTATGGGCGTTGAAGTTTACTCAGTATCGACTGACACTCACTTCACTCACAAAGCATGGCACGATACTTCTGACACCATCAAGAAGATCAACTTCCCAATGCTGGCTGACCCTACTGGCGTTATCAGCCGTAACTTCGGTGTGATGATTGAAGAAGAAGGTTTAGCTCTGCGTGGTACTTTCGTTATCAACCCAGAAGGCCAAGTGAAAGTTGCTGAAATCCACGATTTAGGTATCGGCCGTAGCGCAACTGAACTGGTTCGTAAGATCCAAGCTGCTCAATACGTTGCGACTCACGATGGCGAAGTTTGCCCAGCTAAATGGCAGCCAGGTGACGAAACCTTAGCTCCATCTTTAGACCTAGTTGGCAAAATCTAA
- the xerD gene encoding site-specific tyrosine recombinase XerD, with product MAKTSQGEQSYQCDPLIDAFLDDLWSSKGLSDNTLNAYRTDLRHFDRYQFERGRKLVDVTQGDVRDYLAFRVEQKFARTSSARLLSSLRRFYTYLVQTKQISTDPMALIESPKLSPQLPDSLSEAQVDRLLGEPNVEDPIECRDKAMLELLYATGLRVSELVGLTMEQMSLRQGLVRIVGKGGKERLVPMGELAITEVEQYLKYARPELLKGGQSDVVFPSNRAQMMTRQTFWHRIKLYALRAGIETELSPHTLRHAFATHLLNHGADLRVVQLLLGHSDLSTTQIYTHVARARLQELHQQHHPRG from the coding sequence GTGGCTAAAACCTCTCAGGGCGAACAGTCCTACCAGTGCGATCCGTTAATTGATGCATTTCTCGATGATCTATGGTCCAGTAAGGGCTTAAGTGACAACACCCTCAATGCCTATCGCACCGATTTACGTCATTTCGACCGTTATCAATTTGAACGTGGAAGAAAGTTAGTCGATGTTACCCAAGGTGATGTCAGGGATTATCTAGCCTTTCGGGTCGAGCAGAAGTTTGCCCGCACCAGTAGTGCAAGGCTCCTCAGTAGCTTAAGGCGATTTTACACTTACCTAGTACAGACTAAACAGATCTCGACCGATCCCATGGCCTTAATCGAGTCGCCTAAATTAAGCCCTCAGTTACCCGACTCCTTAAGTGAAGCCCAAGTCGATAGATTACTCGGTGAGCCCAATGTGGAAGACCCTATCGAATGTCGCGATAAGGCAATGCTCGAACTCTTGTATGCCACTGGATTACGGGTGAGCGAGCTGGTGGGACTCACCATGGAGCAAATGAGTCTGCGCCAAGGCTTAGTACGGATTGTGGGTAAGGGGGGCAAGGAGCGCTTAGTGCCCATGGGCGAACTGGCTATTACTGAGGTAGAGCAATACCTCAAATATGCTCGCCCAGAGCTCTTGAAAGGCGGTCAGTCTGACGTGGTATTTCCTTCAAATCGCGCACAGATGATGACCCGTCAAACCTTTTGGCATCGAATTAAACTCTATGCCCTGAGGGCGGGAATCGAAACCGAGCTTTCACCCCACACACTACGTCATGCCTTTGCTACTCACCTACTAAACCACGGCGCCGACTTAAGGGTTGTGCAGCTTTTGCTGGGACATAGCGATCTTTCAACAACTCAAATTTATACCCATGTGGCAAGGGCAAGATTGCAGGAGCTGCATCAACAGCACCATCCCCGAGGTTAA
- the ahpF gene encoding alkyl hydroperoxide reductase subunit F has protein sequence MLDANLKNQLQTYLQNLKRPVELVVSADESKKSQELASLANDIASLSSLVSIKEAQGSRTPAMTVVNPELNTQISFAGLPMGHEFTSLVLALLHTGGHPIKLSDEVIEQIRNLPGKYEFETYVSLTCQNCPDVIQALNMMAAINPNITNVMIDGALFQDEVAERNVMAVPSVYLNGEVFAAGRISIGEILNKLDTGAASRKAEELSQKAPYEVLVVGGGPAGAAAAIYAARKGLRTGVVADKFGGQVSETVGIENFISVKETEGPKLVANLEAHVRDYEVDIMDNQKAVKLASDGLFELELASGAKLRSRTVLLATGARWREMNVPGEKEYRGKGVAYCPHCDGPLFKGKRVAVIGGGNSGIEAAIDLANIVEHVTVLEFDSKLRADDVLQRKAASMGNIHIITQALTTEVTGDGTRVNGLNYTDRATGENHHIALAGIFVQIGLVPNAEWLKGTVELTPHGEIIVDERGQTSIPGVFAAGDVTNSPYKQIIIAMGSGANASLGAFDYLIRHSDDSTETKSTDTKAA, from the coding sequence ATGTTAGATGCGAATTTAAAAAATCAACTGCAAACCTACCTGCAAAACCTCAAGAGACCAGTTGAACTTGTCGTGTCTGCAGATGAAAGCAAAAAGTCTCAAGAATTAGCTAGCTTAGCTAACGACATTGCCAGCCTTTCCTCTTTAGTGAGCATCAAAGAAGCTCAGGGCTCTCGTACGCCGGCAATGACAGTAGTTAACCCAGAACTCAATACTCAGATTAGCTTTGCTGGTCTGCCTATGGGTCACGAATTTACGTCACTTGTGTTAGCCCTGCTGCACACGGGTGGACACCCAATCAAACTCAGCGATGAAGTCATTGAGCAGATCCGTAATCTGCCGGGCAAATATGAGTTTGAAACCTATGTATCACTCACCTGCCAAAACTGCCCTGACGTAATTCAGGCGCTGAACATGATGGCTGCAATCAACCCGAACATTACCAACGTGATGATCGACGGTGCCCTATTCCAGGATGAAGTGGCTGAACGTAACGTGATGGCCGTACCTTCGGTGTACTTAAACGGCGAAGTATTTGCCGCGGGTCGCATCAGCATCGGTGAGATCTTAAACAAGCTCGATACTGGCGCAGCAAGCCGTAAAGCCGAAGAACTGAGCCAAAAAGCCCCGTACGAAGTCTTAGTTGTTGGTGGGGGCCCTGCTGGGGCTGCGGCTGCGATTTACGCTGCCCGTAAAGGTCTTCGCACCGGTGTGGTTGCCGATAAATTCGGTGGCCAGGTAAGCGAGACTGTTGGTATCGAAAACTTTATTTCGGTTAAAGAGACTGAAGGTCCAAAACTGGTGGCTAACCTTGAAGCCCATGTGCGTGACTACGAAGTCGACATCATGGATAACCAAAAAGCCGTTAAACTGGCGAGCGATGGTTTATTCGAACTGGAACTCGCAAGCGGTGCTAAACTGCGCAGCCGCACCGTTCTTCTAGCCACCGGTGCCCGCTGGCGTGAAATGAACGTACCAGGCGAGAAGGAATACCGTGGTAAAGGCGTTGCCTACTGTCCACACTGTGACGGCCCATTATTCAAAGGTAAACGCGTTGCGGTTATCGGTGGCGGTAACTCAGGTATCGAAGCGGCAATCGACTTAGCAAACATCGTTGAGCATGTCACTGTACTCGAGTTTGATAGCAAACTGCGCGCCGATGACGTATTGCAACGTAAAGCGGCCTCTATGGGTAACATCCATATTATTACGCAGGCGTTGACGACCGAAGTGACAGGTGATGGTACCCGTGTAAACGGCCTGAACTACACCGACCGTGCGACAGGTGAAAACCACCATATCGCGCTAGCAGGTATCTTCGTGCAAATAGGTTTAGTGCCAAACGCTGAATGGTTAAAGGGTACTGTGGAATTAACCCCACACGGCGAAATCATCGTCGATGAGCGCGGCCAAACCTCTATCCCAGGTGTATTTGCCGCAGGTGACGTGACTAACTCACCTTACAAGCAAATCATCATCGCTATGGGTAGCGGTGCCAATGCTTCACTGGGTGCGTTTGATTACTTAATCCGCCACAGCGATGACAGCACTGAAACAAAAAGCACAGATACAAAAGCAGCTTAA
- the brnQ gene encoding branched-chain amino acid transport system II carrier protein codes for MGLSVQHNHMSISDTLGLGFMTFAFFLGAGNLIFPPFAGMLAGQNMPLAMLGFLITAVGLPLVGLIAVAKAQGKVMAMLPVFAATALAVAIYIIIGPAFAAPRTGLVAYEIGAKPFIDNTTATIMFGSTELNLSQLLYTLGFFIVTMLLALFPGKLLDSVGKVLTPILLTLLVGLAISVMFLPAVDAGVPVAEYARHPLTKGVLEGYNTMDTLASLMFGMLIIDILRKKGVDAPAAQTKYLIRAALIAASGLAFVYVSLFFLGATAGDIAAGAKNGGEILTNYVTHEFGGLGTVLLSTVVTLACLTTAVGLVSACSEFFNELMPKLSYRFLVIFFSVICALVANVGLTQLISISIPVLMTVYPVAIALVAVTFLTGFFRNPQFSHRAALLVALFFGILDGMKVAAGGLVGENGQATNGLAQGFVDLVNGMAPALSKLPLYEEGMAWLMPTAIVIVLCLFVGKPQQATTV; via the coding sequence ATGGGGCTTTCAGTGCAACACAATCACATGAGTATCTCTGATACATTAGGCTTAGGTTTTATGACCTTTGCATTTTTCTTAGGGGCGGGTAACTTGATTTTCCCGCCATTCGCAGGAATGTTAGCTGGGCAAAATATGCCCCTCGCCATGTTAGGTTTTCTCATCACTGCCGTAGGTTTACCTTTAGTCGGGCTCATCGCTGTTGCTAAGGCTCAAGGTAAGGTTATGGCGATGCTGCCAGTATTTGCTGCAACCGCGCTGGCTGTGGCTATTTATATCATCATTGGGCCTGCATTTGCGGCGCCGCGTACCGGCCTTGTAGCTTATGAAATTGGCGCTAAGCCCTTTATCGACAATACCACCGCGACCATCATGTTTGGCTCAACAGAGCTTAATCTGTCACAACTGCTTTATACCTTGGGCTTTTTCATCGTGACTATGTTGCTGGCGCTATTCCCCGGCAAATTGCTCGACAGCGTGGGTAAAGTGTTAACCCCAATTTTGTTAACTCTTTTAGTCGGCCTAGCTATTTCAGTGATGTTTTTGCCTGCAGTGGATGCAGGTGTTCCTGTTGCCGAATATGCCCGTCATCCGCTGACCAAGGGGGTGCTAGAAGGCTACAACACTATGGATACCTTGGCGTCTTTGATGTTTGGTATGCTGATTATCGATATTCTGCGTAAGAAGGGCGTTGATGCACCGGCTGCGCAAACTAAGTATCTTATTCGCGCAGCGTTAATCGCCGCGAGCGGTTTAGCCTTTGTCTATGTTTCACTGTTTTTCCTCGGGGCAACTGCGGGTGATATCGCAGCGGGTGCTAAAAATGGCGGTGAGATATTAACTAACTATGTGACTCATGAGTTTGGCGGCCTAGGTACTGTACTATTATCGACTGTTGTGACCTTAGCCTGTTTAACCACTGCGGTGGGCTTAGTGAGTGCGTGCTCAGAGTTCTTCAACGAGTTAATGCCGAAATTATCTTATCGTTTCTTGGTGATTTTCTTCAGCGTCATTTGTGCACTGGTGGCAAACGTTGGTTTAACTCAACTGATTTCTATCAGTATTCCCGTGCTGATGACGGTTTATCCTGTAGCCATTGCTTTGGTTGCTGTGACCTTCTTAACGGGCTTTTTCCGTAATCCGCAGTTTTCCCACCGTGCAGCCTTATTGGTTGCGCTGTTCTTCGGTATCTTAGACGGCATGAAAGTCGCTGCGGGAGGCTTAGTTGGTGAAAACGGTCAGGCAACCAATGGCTTAGCCCAAGGCTTTGTTGATTTAGTTAACGGCATGGCGCCAGCCCTGTCTAAATTGCCTTTATATGAAGAGGGCATGGCATGGTTAATGCCGACGGCGATAGTGATTGTGTTGTGCTTATTTGTTGGTAAACCACAGCAAGCGACAACAGTTTAA